The segment TTATACTTTTTATATTTAAATTCTAAATTTTTAACAAAATTTTTGACATCATGAATTTTACTTTCTAAGTCTTTTTGAAATTCATTTATTTTATTATGCATACTATTAATTAACGTTTGATATTCCAAGTTAGTACTTATTAATGGCACATCAACTATTTCAAAATCAATATTTTCACTATATTTTTTTAAAATATTATTAATATTTTCTAACATATTTTCCAATATTAATTTATCATTATCATCTAAATGTTGTTCATTATTTTTAATAAAATAATTTTCAAAATTAACTAAATTTAAATCAGAATTTAATTTTTGAAAAATTGGCTCAAAATATGATTGATCAATTTTTATTAGTTGCTGATAATAATTTTCTATTTTTTGTTCTTGTTCTCAAAGCTTACTATTTTCTTTAATTTCTTTAGTAATTTGTTCACGTAAACTTTTATACTTTTCCATTCTTGTCATTAAAGCACCCACAAATTAATATTTAAAAAATTCCAATACTGATTTATTTTTAATAGTAATAATAATTTTCTTGATTATAACATAAATATATAAAATCATTATAATATACAAATTTAACTATTGATAATATTGATAATATTTTAAAAAATAATTGTTTTTGCTTAGTTTTGTTTTAAACATTATTAAAATAAAATATTAGAAAAATTTATATTTTTATGTAGGCATTATTTTTTTATTGTATATTCATTTTTTCAATTATAGACTTAAATTAAGATTTACAAAAAATATTTTTATCTAATATCACTTTCACATTATTATAAATATCTTACTATTATCGATATTAAAAATAAAAAAATATTACATTAGGTAAATCTTAATCTTAAAATAAACTAAAACTAAAAATAATAATTTATTTTAGTAACAAAGGAGAATAAAATATGCAAAAAACTACATTTATTTTAGGGCATTTAAAAATTGAACATACAACTACTACTGGAAATACTGATAGTAATAATATTAATGTACTAGATAACGTTGATCCTATTAGTGTGCAAGCTAACTTAAACAGTATGGTTCCATATATTAATCAAATATTAGAAGCTTTACCAGCTACAGAAAAAGTTGCGTTTTTAAAAGATGAACAATATCCAAATGGAACATTCGTATTAGTAACAAGTGCTGGTATAACACCAATTGTACCACAATATTTACTTACTAGACTTCAAGAAACAGCTCCAAAAGCATATATATTAGCACAAAGTCAACAATGAGGATGATCAATTGCTAGTCAAACAGATGTTTCTATTAACGATTTAGAAAATCAATTTGAAGAACATACAAAAAAATGTTTAAATGCATATATAGCTTCAGGAGATGAACTAGATTATAAAATGGATTTCATTTATAAAGTTGTAGCAACCGTACCTAATGCGCCACAAGTAACTGCTAGTTCATCAGTTAAATTCCACTTTACTGTTAAAGCAGTTAAAAAAGCGTAATTAAATAATTTTAGTAATTCATAAAATATAATATTTTTTATATTTTCTTAGTACCTAGGTCAATTTAGTATTACTAAATAACCTAGGTTATATTATTAAATAAAAGGAAAAGTACTAATGAACAATAAAAATATCAATGAAAAAATTAAAATTATAATGAAAACAAAAATAACCAATAACGAAGAAAAAAATGAAAATAAAAATAACACTAATAATAATTATGAAACGGTAAGATATAAAGTACCTGTTTTTGATTTTAATGATGTTAATCAAATTAAAGAAAACTTAAATAGTATGACTATTTATATTACTCAACTTTTAGACTTATCACCACTCACTAGAATATTCTTATTAAAAAATAATGACTATCCAAGTGGAATGTTTGCAGTAAGGGATAGAAAAACAACAACAGAAAAAAAATATAACATTATCGCTGAACAAGTAACATTAGATTATATGCGTAATTTGTTTCAAGCAGCTTATAATCAAGCCAGTATTAATAAAACCTGAGAATGATTCATTAATGATTTAAACAATGTTACTATTCCAAATTTAACAAATTCATTTAAAGAACATTTAGAAAAATGCAGAATAGAAGCAATTTCAGTAGGTAATCAATTTTTAAACTACAAAATGAATTATCCAATAACAATAAAGGTAATGATTGATGGCAAAATTGTTGATGTAACTTCAAGTGAAACTTTTGAATATACTGTCAAAATTGCTGATTTTAATAATAATGATTAGATTCATTAATTAACTAAATAAAAATACATAAATTCTAATAAATATTTATCAAAAATAATGTTATTGTTATTTTACTTCTTAGGAAATTTAAAAATATAATAATTATATAAAAAACAAATTATACTTATAGATAAAAATATAGGAGTTAAAAATATTGTAAAAACAACACCACATCTTACATTTGAAATGTTAAATCAATCATTTAAATTATTATTAAATACATCTAAAATTCCATTTAAATGAGAATACTCTTTATATTTTCCTGCGATTAATCCAAAACCATTAGTGACTAATTCTGTATGACTTCCTATTAACACTTTGCTAGTAAATAAACTTAATCCAATTATCATAAATAAAAACCCAAGAATAATAATTGCTAAAATAAATCAATTAATTTTTTTATAATTTACCATTTTTTACCCCCGTTTCTTCTTTATTTTCTTAAGCAGAGAATTTACAATTACTTAGTTTTGTAAATCATTATTTTTTCTTTAATTTAATATTCATTAATTATACATACATTTATTAAACATTTCTGTTAAAAACAATTTTAATTGCATTAATTATTAAAAATAAAAAAATGATCATTGTTGGTCAATAGTTTAGAGGTGAATACGCATGAAATCAAAAGTTATCGTAATCACAGGGGCTTCTAGTGGTATTGGTATGGAAACAGCTAAGTTATTAGCAAGCGCCGGTCATAAATTAATTTTAGCTGCAAGAAGAGAAGAAAAACTTAAGGCATTAGTTACTAGTATTAAAAATAAAAATGGTGAAGCAAATTATTTAGTAACTGATGTCACCAAACATCATGAGGTAGAAAAACTAGCACAATTTGCAATTAAAACATTTAATAAAATTGATGTTTGAATTAATAATGCAGGAATTATGATACTAACATCTTTAAAACAAAAAAACATTAAAGACTGAGATGAAACAATTGATGTCAATATTAAAGGAACACTTTATGGTATTGCTGCATCATTACCATTAATGTATCAACAAAATTCAGGTCATATCATTAATATTTCATCAATTGCTGGTCATTTTGCTCATGCTGGTGAAAGCAGTTTACTCAGCAACAAAATGAGCAGTTAGAGCAATTAGTGAATCATTAAGAGAAGAAGTAGCAAAGGATAAAACTAATATTAGAATTACAGTAATTTCACCTGGAGCAATCAATACTGAATTATTGAATAGAGTAACTGATAAAGAATTTAGTTCTGAATTTAAAGAATATTATAAAACTTATAGCATATCTGCCGAACGAATAGCACTAACAATAAAACAAGCAATTGAATTACCTGCTGATGCTACTTGAAATGAAATTATTATTAGACCAACCAATGAAATAATGTAAAAATAAAAAAAATAAAGAATATTTATCTAATTTTTGAATTTTAAAATACTTTAGACAATTCTTTATTATTTTTTAATTTTAAAAGAGAGAGAAATTTAATATTAAGAATTTTTATATTTTTAATTGTTTTAAGAAATTATTCTTTCAAAGTATTGTCACTATAACTTACAATTTTATTATTTAAATTTAAATTTTTATTAATACCAATATTGGCAATTGTATTAATACTTGATATTGGTAATGTTTTTACTCTAAAAGATAAATCATGAATTTCAGTTTCATTTAAGACACGAAGTTCTCCATTGATTAAGTATTCATCACCAATTCTAAAGTTTTTAATTCAAATTGCACGATTAAGATCAGCATAACTAATATCTTCCTCGCGAAAACTTAAAATAGAATTATTATTAGATTTTTTCAATTTAATAATAGATAAGTTATCGCCTAATAAGCCTAGGCTTTGCTCATGTTGCTCAATTGAATTTCTAATAATAGGAATTATTAAACATTTTTGATCAGGAGTTTGTGTTCAAATGATAACTGTTTCAAGTTTGCAACCATTACAATATTGATAATTACAATTTATATTTTCACATCTAGTTTCGTTAGTTGTTTTTGTTAATGGCACATTAGCAAAATAAATGCCACAATTTATAATATTATGCATTTAATAAACCTCATTTTCTAAAGTTTTAATAATACTTTTACTATAAACAAACTTAATTACCATAAAAGAGTAAATTTGACCTTAAACTTAATACTTTTAAATTATAATGATATAAATTTTAAAATGTTTTTAATTATTAGTCTGTATAAATTTTGGTTTAAGGGTAAGTGGAATATTAATTTATGAAATTGGAATAGATATTAAATTGAGTTTTTAAACTAAATTAAAGACTCATATCAATAAATTAAAATACAAAACCCTTACATGAAAATTACTCATATAAGGGCATAAAGCCAAATTTACAATTTTAAATTAATTAAACTGATGTTTTGTCCTAAAGTTTTAGGACAAATATATAATAACAAATTTAAACCAAATTACAATAGAATCTCATACTGTATATAATATATTTTGATTAATTACCACTATAAATTTATTATTAATACTTTTAATTAATTTTATATTCTAAATATTATTTATTTTATTTTAAAAAACAAAAAAATAAATAAAAGTAATACTTAAGTACTACTTTTATAATATAATTTCTCTAATTAAGTTAAAAAAATAATATTTTAAACTATAAATTAAAATTCATGCAAATTTAACTTTAAACTAGTAGTAAAATAACCTCTTACAAACTGAGTATCTTTTTCATTATTTGCTGTAACTGTTTCAACACTAACAAATTTAAAAATAAATGCTTTTTGATTTCAATCATAATCGTAACTAACTGTTTGTTGAACTTTATTCATATTTCCTTCATGTGAAATACTATTATCAATAAACTTTGTATCACTAGATACAATAACTGAATTCTTACTTTGATCATTATAATAATAATCTTTTCCATTTATATGAAAATCGACATGACTTTTTATATCAGTTAATTCTATATATTTTAATTTTGAAGGATCACTAAAAAGAACAATAACATTTTTTTCAAAAGTTTTAGTTGTAGTTTCTCCATTATCAGCAAAAATAGGGTATTCAACAATATCAATTTGTTGTATTACATCATGTAAATTATCAACATTTATTAAATTGGAATTTTTTATATATGAATTTAATATCGAAGAAGTTGAAAATATTGATGCTGCTGATAATGCTGCTGTTGTTAACATTGATAAATATTTTTTCATAAATAACACCTCTTTTTTAATAACTTCTTAAAATCTTAAGAAGTTGGATACATCATAAACCTTTCTTTTAAAAAAAACAATAAAAAATATTTATAATAAGCTAAATTGTAAAGGTAAGTGCAACTAAATTATTTTTCTATCCAAATATTCGATTGGTGAAAGATAATTTAGTATTTTTCTTGGTCTTTGGTTTAAAGACAATATAAATTTATGAACTTCATTTTTATTAGTTTTTGAAAAAATAAATTTTTTAGGAAATTTTTCTCTAATTAAACCATTAGTATTTTCATTAGTACCTCTTTGTCAAGGTGAATATGGATTGGCAAAATAAATTTTTATATCTAAATTTTTTTCAAGTTGTTGTCAATTTGAAAATTCTTTGCCACGATCAAAAGTAATAGTTTTAACAATGTTTTTAGGAAGAATTGATAAATAATAACTAACATTTTTATTAATAACTTTAGTAGTTCTGTTTTTAACTAATATTGCTAAAGTAAATCGTGATACTCTTTCAACTAAAGTTATTAAACATGATTTGCTTTTACCTCGTGATGATACTATAGTATCTCCTTCTCAATGACCAAGTGTTATACGATCATTAACATTTATATCTCGTTCTTTAATTGATTTACCATTAAACTTGCCACGATTTTCTTTAGATTTTCGTTTTTTACCTTTTCTTCTTAAATTTTTACTAGTAACTTTATCAAGCATTCCAAAATAAATTCAAGTATAAATTGTTTTAAAACTAATAACTCACTCTTTATGAAAATTTTTAATTCTGCCATAAATTTGTTCAGGTGATCAACCTAATAGTAATTTTTGTTGTACATATTTTACTAAATTCTTATTTTTAAACTTATGAAAACTAATATGTGATTGTTTTCGATTTTCAGCTTTATTTTGTGCAATTAATGAAAAATAATGATTATTATCTTTATTTCTATTAATTTCTCGAATAATAGTACTAATACTTCGATTAAGATTTTTAGCTATTTCACTAATTTTAAATTTAAATTTCAATTGATTCTCAATATAAATCCTTTCATCTATGCCAAGATGTTTATAACTCATATAAAAACTCCTTACTTTTTTCTAAACTAAATTTAGCATTATGAAATTTTTATATGAGAATTTTTTGCAATTTTATTTACTTGCACTTACAAGTATAACTCAGCATAAATAAATGTTTTTTAATAATTTTTACGATTAAAATAAAAAATGAAATTCATTATTAGCGATTTTTTTGATAATTATATACTAATTTAAGTACTGTTTTTAAAGGTAATATTCTAATAATAGTTCTTGTAATTTTATTAGAAATTCCTGTAATAATAAAACTTTTTCTTTTTGTTTTTAAGGCTGTTTGTAAAGACTTTTTAGCATAAGTTTCAGTATCTAAAACTGGTAATAATGAACTATAATGTTCTTTATTTCCTTTACCATTACTACTACGATTTCAAAATTCAGTTTTTAATGGACCTGGACAAATTGTAATTACTCTTACTTTACTTTTTGCTCTTTTTAATTCATAATTAACTGCAACACCTAAACTTCAAACATATGATTTAGAAGCATAATAACTAGCAAAAACAGGCCCTGGACTAAAAGCTGCCATACTTCCAATATTAATAACACGACCATAATTATTTTTACTAAAACGTTGAACAAATAACTTTGTTAAAATATGTAAACAAGAAATATTTAAATTAATCATATTTAATTCTTGTTCTAACATACTATCTGCAAATGTTCCTCAAACACCATAACCAGCATTATTAATAACTACTGTTACATTTAATTCTTTTGATAACTCAAATAATTTATAAATATTTTTTAAATCAGATAAATCTAAATCATAATTTTTAACTTGTAAGTGTGGATACTTATCTGCTAATTCTAATATTTTTTTACTATCACGTGATACCCCTAATACGTGATAACCTTGTGCTAATAATGCTTGACAGTAATAATATCCCAATCCTTTAGACGCTCCTGTAACTACTGCTCACTGATTCAAAACAATTACTTTATTTATCATTTATATTAATACTCCTTTTATTTTTAGATATTAAGCATTTTTTTACTATTTGAACTAATATAATTATAAGCGCTAAAAATACTTAATATTGTAGCAACGTACATTGGTATCATTACTAATTGATTAATTAAGCCATATTGATCATTATTACTATGACCATTAACACTACCCTTTAAAAATCGTCAATTAATAAAAAATAAAATTGTAATTCCTAACATTTGTACTGCTGCCTTTATTCTACCATATTTATCAGCAGCCATTACTGTGCCTTTAGTAGCCAAAATTTGACGAACTACATCAATAATAAAATCACGTAATACCAAAATAACTACCATTCAAACCGGAATTATAGTACCACATGCCATTACAATTAAAACACCATTAGTTAAAAGTTTATCTGCAATTGAATCAAAAAATTTACCAAAAGTTGTTACCTGATTAAATTTTCTTGCTCATCATCCATCAATAAAATCACTAATGGCAGCAATAATAAATAAAATTGCTGCTATTAACCAACTAATTGGTAAACTATAATTATTAATATTAATACTTGTTATTCAAAGATGATAAAAATTATCATTATCTATTGGACCGATAATCATTAAACTAACAATAATTGGAACTAATATTAATCTTATTAAAGAAATAATATTGGGAACATTCATATTTAAAATCCTTTCATATAAGTTTATTTATAATATTTAACATTATTATGTACTTACCTTTTTTAGCATAATTTATAAAAAGTAAAACTTATATTTTTGATCTATTCATGAAATAAGTATATCGTTATTTTCTATATCTATCAATAATATACATTTATATATTAAAATAAATATTCTTTTATATACAATTTCTTAACTATTGTTTGTTTTTTATTTTTCTGATTTTTCTCTTTCGGCAGCAGCTTGTGGATTTTTTCTTTTCTCAATATAATAGAATAAGCCAATATAACTTAAATAATAATCTTTATTAAAATCAATTAAACGTGAAGCATTTGTAACAGTTGCTTGTCCTGCCGGTTTACTTCCTCATTCATAAAACGGAATTAAACGTGTTTTTGCTGGATTATGTTTTGCTAAAAAAATAACAGCAGTATCAAAATCTAATTTCATTAACTCACTACCTGTAATTAATTTTTTACCTTGTAATGATGAATTAATATTATCAGCTTTTTTATCTTTATTACCAGAATGGCTATAATTAATAATTGTTTTTTCACCGAACATATCTGAATATTTATTAGCAGTTTGTAAATCCATAGTTTGCAAAAAAGTATGCAAAATACAGTTATTAAAAATAGTTTCTGCTGTTTCTTTACCATATTTTTGTGTTAATTGTTGTAAATCTTGCATAATCATCATGAAAAAAATATTACGACTTCGTGCAACAGTAATCATTTGTGCCATACTAGCAATCGTTGGTATATTACCAAACTCATCAAATAAAAAGTATAAAGGACGTGGTAATTTAATATCAGGCAAAGTACTTGCATAACGAATTGTATTTTTATATAACTGTGCAATAAACATTGATACAAAAGCATTACGTTCATTACTTTCATCAGGTACAACTAAGAAAACAGCACTTGGTTTTTTTACAATTTCATCTAAATTTATATCATTACTACAACTAATATTTCGCGTCACTGGATCAGTAAATAAACGTAATCCATTAGCAACCATTTGACTAATTGATCCCGCAGTTTCTTCAGCACCTTCTAATGCACCTAAACCAATTTGACGAGCTAAACTATGACTTGGCATTTTTTTTAGAATTTCAACATATCGTTGACGATTAGTAGCAACAATAGCAGCATTTGACATACTAAAGTATTTTAAAGGAACATCAGGTTGATCTTCAAGTTGTTCTAGCATAAATAACATAATTGATTTAACAACTTGCATCGCTGATTGATTTCAAAATTTTTGTTTTGGATCTGATTCAGGAAATAAGGCTTCAACAATATCATTAATTCATGATAATGCCATTGATTCATAAGTAATTGATTCATTTAAAGGATTATTTTCTTTTTTTAAACGCATTGATTCTACATAAAAATCATATACTTTAACAAAAGGATTTCATGAATTAGATACTGATGTATCACGTAAATTAATAACATAAACATAGTAACCATTATCTTTTAATATTTTAGAATGATTTTGAAATAATTCTCCTTTTGGATCAGTAATAACCATTGATGGTTTAATTTTTGATTGGGCATTTAAATATATAGTTGGAATAACTAATTTTTGAGTTTTACCACTTCCTGTTCCCCCAATTACAATATTATGAGCATCAGACTTAATATTAAATTGGACACCACCAATTTTAGTCTTTGTTGTTTGAACAACAATACCGTAATCATTTTCAACAGTTTTTGATAAAGGAAAGGTATTAGCAATTTCAGTGGGTGTTAATCAAGCAGCAGATCCATACACTTTATTTTTTGAATCACGTAAAAAGCGACTTTTATTATGAGTTTCAAGATAAATTTTATATTTATGAATCATAAAGTAAGATAATAAAACTGAAAATTCAATAAGAAATAGAATTAAAAATATTAATCAATAATTAATAACATCCTGTATTAAAAATTTAAGTGTAAATGGTTGTTGATTATCTCCACTATGAGAAAACATGTTACGAACAAAGACTAAAGCATAAACTAATAAAGTATTTATTAATACTAAAAAGGGTATAACAATTATAATTACTTCTGGTAGTACTCATTTTTTTTGACGAATAAATTTCATTTTTATGTTCCTTTATTTTTTATATATTTTATAATAATTTATATTTTACCCATATTGAGAAATAACACCAGCAATACCTGATATTATTAATAATAAAATACCAATAGTTACATTACGTCTTCAACGATAACTTTTTTTCTTTTTAAATTCATTTTTTGTTTTTTTAAATTTCATGATTATTTCTCCAAGATTTTAATATTTTACTTTTTTATTCATCAGAATCTCCTCTTCTTGCATTCTTTCTAATATTATTTAAATTTACAACAGGTTCTTTAAAAGCAGCATTAGCCATATTTTTTAATCCAACAAAGGGACTTTTTAAATTATTTTTTGTATCTTGTCATTTAGTACCATGATCATTAGAATTTTGAAATTTACCAATTCCTTTAGCAACTCCTTTAGTACCTTTACCTAAATAACCCGTGATACCATTTTTTAATAGTCCATTTGCTTTCTTTTCGCTACCATCAGGATTTCTTCCATCTTTAGCACCACCAAATGCAATTTGTTTTCCAAGTTTTAATGCACCAGCACCACCGGCTGCAAGGCTAGCAAAAGTACGAGCTTTACCCATAATATTTCCAGCAATAGCTGCTCCATTAGAATCAATAGCACTTTGTACACCTAAGTTTTGTGTTACTAAGTGATTAATAATTTTTTGAGTTCTTAAACAACTAATAGCACCGGCTGTACAAAATAATGTATATAGAACTTGTTTTTCAAGTCAACTAAAATTAGTATTATTAGTAATATCTACTATTGCTTTTGGTAATATTTCAAGAAATATATAAATAGGTAACATCGTTCCTGGACCAATAATAAACTTACCTATTACCATTTCTTTTCAAACACCCAATCTTTTTCCTTGATCAACAGGCATTATAGC is part of the Spiroplasma endosymbiont of Lasioglossum villosulum genome and harbors:
- a CDS encoding SDR family oxidoreductase; amino-acid sequence: MKSKVIVITGASSGIGMETAKLLASAGHKLILAARREEKLKALVTSIKNKNGEANYLVTDVTKHHEVEKLAQFAIKTFNKIDVWINNAGIMILTSLKQKNIKDWDETIDVNIKGTLYGIAASLPLMYQQNSGHIINISSIAGHFAHAGESSLLSNKMSS
- a CDS encoding SDR family oxidoreductase; amino-acid sequence: MLVKAVYSATKWAVRAISESLREEVAKDKTNIRITVISPGAINTELLNRVTDKEFSSEFKEYYKTYSISAERIALTIKQAIELPADATWNEIIIRPTNEIM
- a CDS encoding IS30 family transposase; translation: MSYKHLGIDERIYIENQLKFKFKISEIAKNLNRSISTIIREINRNKDNNHYFSLIAQNKAENRKQSHISFHKFKNKNLVKYVQQKLLLGWSPEQIYGRIKNFHKEWVISFKTIYTWIYFGMLDKVTSKNLRRKGKKRKSKENRGKFNGKSIKERDINVNDRITLGHWEGDTIVSSRGKSKSCLITLVERVSRFTLAILVKNRTTKVINKNVSYYLSILPKNIVKTITFDRGKEFSNWQQLEKNLDIKIYFANPYSPWQRGTNENTNGLIREKFPKKFIFSKTNKNEVHKFILSLNQRPRKILNYLSPIEYLDRKII
- a CDS encoding SDR family NAD(P)-dependent oxidoreductase, whose translation is MINKVIVLNQWAVVTGASKGLGYYYCQALLAQGYHVLGVSRDSKKILELADKYPHLQVKNYDLDLSDLKNIYKLFELSKELNVTVVINNAGYGVWGTFADSMLEQELNMINLNISCLHILTKLFVQRFSKNNYGRVINIGSMAAFSPGPVFASYYASKSYVWSLGVAVNYELKRAKSKVRVITICPGPLKTEFWNRSSNGKGNKEHYSSLLPVLDTETYAKKSLQTALKTKRKSFIITGISNKITRTIIRILPLKTVLKLVYNYQKNR
- the pgsA gene encoding CDP-diacylglycerol--glycerol-3-phosphate 3-phosphatidyltransferase, whose product is MNVPNIISLIRLILVPIIVSLMIIGPIDNDNFYHLWITSININNYSLPISWLIAAILFIIAAISDFIDGWWARKFNQVTTFGKFFDSIADKLLTNGVLIVMACGTIIPVWMVVILVLRDFIIDVVRQILATKGTVMAADKYGRIKAAVQMLGITILFFINWRFLKGSVNGHSNNDQYGLINQLVMIPMYVATILSIFSAYNYISSNSKKMLNI
- a CDS encoding VirD4-like conjugal transfer protein, CD1115 family; translated protein: MKFIRQKKWVLPEVIIIVIPFLVLINTLLVYALVFVRNMFSHSGDNQQPFTLKFLIQDVINYWLIFLILFLIEFSVLLSYFMIHKYKIYLETHNKSRFLRDSKNKVYGSAAWLTPTEIANTFPLSKTVENDYGIVVQTTKTKIGGVQFNIKSDAHNIVIGGTGSGKTQKLVIPTIYLNAQSKIKPSMVITDPKGELFQNHSKILKDNGYYVYVINLRDTSVSNSWNPFVKVYDFYVESMRLKKENNPLNESITYESMALSWINDIVEALFPESDPKQKFWNQSAMQVVKSIMLFMLEQLEDQPDVPLKYFSMSNAAIVATNRQRYVEILKKMPSHSLARQIGLGALEGAEETAGSISQMVANGLRLFTDPVTRNISCSNDINLDEIVKKPSAVFLVVPDESNERNAFVSMFIAQLYKNTIRYASTLPDIKLPRPLYFLFDEFGNIPTIASMAQMITVARSRNIFFMMIMQDLQQLTQKYGKETAETIFNNCILHTFLQTMDLQTANKYSDMFGEKTIINYSHSGNKDKKADNINSSLQGKKLITGSELMKLDFDTAVIFLAKHNPAKTRLIPFYEWGSKPAGQATVTNASRLIDFNKDYYLSYIGLFYYIEKRKNPQAAAEREKSEK
- a CDS encoding Mbov_0396 family ICE element transmembrane protein, producing the protein MDWLTDIIVGALLFIPWLIFIQGPLYLIAVLLRPHGIFDYLTTDAITNLIFGKFNEDPLNSKNLPIFFSVLAVVSIGVILIMFIMQLIIIQFTETHTIREKLGKAIKNTFLAFLVIVFIPFFMSAINYLMTGLLAVLQITALGKNASLADLLWGIGAPDYDSSLHPNGVFSMPDISYLKHWNFILEIVAVWFTLYVLFVASMTLVERIIDLLLLFSISPIVAAIMPVDQGKRLGVWKEMVIGKFIIGPGTMLPIYIFLEILPKAIVDITNNTNFSWLEKQVLYTLFCTAGAISCLRTQKIINHLVTQNLGVQSAIDSNGAAIAGNIMGKARTFASLAAGGAGALKLGKQIAFGGAKDGRNPDGSEKKANGLLKNGITGYLGKGTKGVAKGIGKFQNSNDHGTKWQDTKNNLKSPFVGLKNMANAAFKEPVVNLNNIRKNARRGDSDE